Proteins encoded by one window of Serratia nevei:
- a CDS encoding hybrid non-ribosomal peptide synthetase/type I polyketide synthase, whose translation MPELEKTLDNEFTGIELAVIGMAGRFPGAGDIDAYWNNLCQEIDSVTWHADFAPQASTDGSWHVPAGYLLTDVDQFDAKFFAMSPKEAAITDPQQRLLLECAWEALENAGYAATCHQQNVGVYVSSGPSGYWLHNLANNRQLCATTSKMQLLIGNDKDYAANRISYKLDLKGPSIVVQSACSSSLLAVHTAGQSLLAGECDIALAGGISLEYPAEEGYRYEPGSILSQDGHCKPFSEHASGTVRGNGGGIVVLKRLDDAINDRDHIYAIVRGSATNNDGAQKVGYAAPSVEGQTRVIQMAHAVANVTPDAIGYVETHGTATSLGDPIEIAALAAAFGDDCPAASCKIGSVKSNIGHLDAGAGIAGFIKTALSLYHDYIPATLHYRTPNPAIHFAGTPFTVTSKGTSWEGSSPRRAGVSAFGIGGSNVHVVMEQPPVSTVSPAAEPATCALRFSAKNQVALRATMQQLAHYLRNHTEASLADVAYSLATGRKAFPVRAAITADSVEEAIAQLETERAKTMCFGEACDAPMKIAFMFPGQGTQYQGMGANLYHTGDIFTQEFDRLAQLFQPFIDHDLRSLLFNKAQDNDELLAQTRLSQPAIFAVEYALAKHWLASGLIPEGMIGHSIGEYVAACLAGVFTLEDAVKVVSARGRLMQSMDHGEMLAVMSDEASLHSRLPSALSIAAVNRPALTVISGPAHVMDTFRRSLEREGISCRALETSHAFHSAMMEPCLQAFGDVLAQVTLTPPRQRFISNLSGTWITDEEATAPDYWVRHLRGTVRFADGLATLIDQHAFLLFECGPGTSLSQAARAIGAGRKDVNAIPLLSPEHTGLSGPASLLRIQEQRWCYGQTIPHSSRGNKIPLPTYRFDRARHWVDPEPQTTNAVPAISAVDNENAPEQAKPANTLAEKLTQLWSEALGVAHIEPKENFFDLGGDSILSIQIANRARTLGLHFGPGDILEFPTVESLLAALESRAGQRDAAAQPEEDLASIYASALEIRPDEAFLPFPLTDIQHAYWVGRNAGNNSGNVAAHAYEEFECADLDLARLEQALNALIAQHDMLRAVMTHDGMQRVLPHVPRYIIDTNDFSQLKPKDAVAQLTALREQKSHQLMPCDQWPLFDISASRLPDGTVRLHVSFDLLIMDAWSITLFWRELEERYYHADYQPESVAITFRDYVLAEQRLEQSAAYQRARDYWLKRVDTFPSAPSLPQRIAPQSLEHRRFIRRETTIPNAVWRKLKDAAARQGLTPSTILLTAYTEILANWSETPHFCLNLPAFNRLEVHPQVDQVMGDFTSVLLFEADLRQEETFTQRAKKTQKRLWDDLSALQYSGVKMLRDIAEKSAERPTMPYVFTSLIFPSADDKPIVSRLGKLVEGISQTPHVWLDCQVYEEKGNLLINWDAVDGLFDPDMLDTMFMDYRALLMRLPKEEAIWHENNWRDALAQRVNSGAIAEANRTAVAFDESCLHQGFLAYANKKPSAPAILGETVLTYADLANISAHVALSLTKQALQPGARVAVVAEKGWQQVAAVLGILRAGCVYVPLDPTLPKGRMQALLSEADIRVALTTPASDGRVEWPATVAHLPITEAMNAFTDEWRDGEIDAASPAYIIFTSGTTGKPKGVIVTHAAAANTVIDINSRFAIGEDDRVLALSSLSFDLSVYDIFGPLTRGAAIVMPKDELAKDPAHWETCVQKYRVTVWNSVPALVELLVNHLSANQSETLRSIRLVMMSGDWINVALPEKIHRAMPNALRVSLGGATEAAIWSIFHLIQDIDPTMTSIPYGKALANQRFYVLDTHLRHRPEGVAGELYIAGKGLAAGYLNNPAETAARFITHPQSDERLYKTGDLGRWLPDGTIEFLGRRDNQLKINGFRIETGEIERAAGKHPGVDRCVVRLHRQDGSALLLAYLCPRQDATLDEMQLHRHFAEQLPDYMVPSVIIILPTLPLSANGKVDISQLPTPQLSRHSGEFIAPADDIERRLCRLGQNILGGEALSVTQDLFKSGIDSRRLTDLVTQIRREFTPAFPLRAAFETPNMRGIAEAVRNALDVERTEDELPPIVKVPAMSRWPLSSAQQRLWFHDQLHPGNCTYNLVEPFELNGLLNVDALSQALRIFVARHSVLTCRILDDRADAYMSPSLETSFQLQLEEAFDIPSHEREGYMQRALAAAATRPFDTRCGDMFRASLIAFSAQCHLLIIAVHHIVWDGWSTAIMAGEISEIYNALVAGRTPAESSDRLNFLDVAQWEQTQCASRTFNTQLDYWVNQLGDNLPVLALPTTPVDTGRLTATGARHPFHLSATLTARFDALCAKLGVTPFMGYMTAWQLLLHWWCQQDDIVVGTAAGHRSRPELAGVIGFMVNSLAIRTRFQRHDVFADLCLRVKQTCLDAYRHQDLPFDQIVNALRPKRKMSQSAPIYRSWFVLHDVATPPWTLSGIKATLLDAEFLLDVHDIKLSLVTIQGAMEGGLDYRTALFTPDVIANLAVAFTQLIEKVSEDMTIALPEIKGYLDAQQPKVDNASACSDELPSWDFSVNRRK comes from the coding sequence ATGCCTGAATTAGAAAAAACTCTCGACAATGAATTTACCGGCATCGAACTGGCCGTCATAGGAATGGCCGGGCGTTTTCCCGGGGCAGGAGACATCGACGCTTACTGGAATAATCTCTGTCAGGAGATCGATTCCGTTACTTGGCACGCTGATTTTGCGCCGCAAGCCTCCACGGACGGTTCCTGGCACGTCCCCGCAGGCTACCTGCTAACCGATGTCGATCAATTCGACGCAAAATTTTTCGCTATGTCGCCAAAAGAGGCGGCGATCACTGACCCACAGCAACGCCTGCTACTTGAGTGCGCGTGGGAAGCGTTGGAAAACGCCGGCTATGCCGCCACATGTCACCAACAAAACGTCGGTGTCTATGTCAGCAGCGGTCCCAGCGGGTATTGGTTGCATAATCTCGCGAACAATAGGCAGCTTTGCGCCACCACCAGCAAAATGCAATTGCTGATTGGCAATGACAAGGATTACGCGGCCAACCGCATCTCCTACAAACTCGATTTGAAAGGCCCGAGCATCGTCGTTCAATCTGCCTGTTCCAGTTCATTGCTGGCCGTACACACTGCAGGCCAGTCCCTGCTGGCAGGAGAGTGTGATATCGCCCTGGCCGGTGGTATCTCACTGGAATACCCGGCTGAAGAAGGCTATCGGTATGAACCGGGCAGCATTCTCTCACAGGACGGGCATTGCAAACCGTTCAGCGAACATGCCAGCGGCACAGTGCGCGGGAATGGCGGAGGGATCGTGGTATTAAAACGCCTGGATGATGCGATCAACGATCGGGATCATATTTATGCCATCGTCCGCGGCTCTGCAACCAACAATGACGGCGCACAAAAAGTGGGATATGCCGCCCCCAGCGTCGAAGGCCAAACCCGTGTTATCCAAATGGCGCACGCTGTTGCTAACGTGACGCCCGACGCTATCGGATACGTTGAAACCCATGGCACGGCCACCAGCTTGGGCGATCCGATAGAAATCGCCGCGCTGGCGGCCGCTTTTGGCGACGACTGTCCAGCCGCAAGCTGTAAGATCGGTTCGGTCAAATCCAATATAGGCCATCTTGACGCCGGTGCCGGTATTGCCGGATTTATCAAGACCGCGCTAAGCCTTTATCACGATTATATTCCCGCTACGCTGCATTACCGGACGCCCAACCCCGCCATCCATTTCGCCGGTACCCCGTTTACCGTGACGAGTAAAGGAACTTCCTGGGAAGGAAGCTCGCCACGCAGGGCGGGAGTCAGCGCCTTCGGCATCGGCGGCTCTAATGTCCATGTCGTCATGGAGCAACCCCCGGTTTCCACCGTCTCCCCTGCCGCAGAACCCGCCACCTGCGCATTACGCTTCTCGGCCAAAAACCAGGTCGCCTTGCGCGCGACAATGCAGCAACTAGCCCATTATTTACGCAACCATACCGAGGCATCTCTCGCCGATGTCGCCTATTCGTTGGCGACAGGTCGAAAAGCGTTTCCCGTGCGCGCCGCCATAACGGCCGACAGTGTGGAAGAGGCCATCGCGCAGCTGGAAACCGAGCGAGCCAAAACCATGTGCTTCGGAGAAGCCTGCGACGCGCCGATGAAAATAGCGTTTATGTTTCCTGGCCAGGGAACACAATATCAGGGTATGGGAGCCAACCTGTATCACACCGGCGACATCTTCACCCAAGAGTTCGATCGGCTGGCGCAGCTGTTCCAACCGTTTATCGACCACGACTTACGCTCACTGTTGTTCAACAAGGCGCAGGACAATGACGAATTGCTGGCGCAAACCCGGCTTTCGCAACCGGCGATTTTCGCCGTCGAATATGCGCTGGCGAAACATTGGCTGGCTTCCGGCCTGATCCCCGAAGGCATGATAGGACACAGCATCGGCGAATATGTCGCAGCCTGCCTCGCCGGCGTTTTTACGCTTGAAGATGCCGTCAAGGTCGTTTCGGCACGCGGCCGCTTGATGCAAAGCATGGATCACGGCGAGATGTTGGCCGTCATGTCTGACGAGGCAAGCCTGCACTCTCGGCTACCCTCCGCCCTATCCATCGCGGCCGTCAATCGGCCGGCGTTGACCGTCATCTCTGGCCCCGCCCATGTTATGGACACGTTTCGCCGGTCATTGGAGCGCGAGGGCATCAGTTGCCGAGCCCTTGAAACCTCTCATGCTTTCCATTCGGCCATGATGGAACCTTGCTTGCAGGCTTTTGGTGACGTGCTGGCTCAGGTCACCCTGACACCGCCGCGTCAGCGCTTTATCTCCAATCTCAGCGGAACATGGATCACTGATGAAGAGGCGACGGCCCCTGATTATTGGGTGCGTCATCTGCGTGGCACCGTGCGTTTTGCCGATGGGTTGGCAACGCTTATCGATCAACACGCCTTCCTGTTGTTCGAGTGCGGGCCAGGCACCTCATTGAGCCAAGCTGCGCGCGCCATTGGCGCCGGCCGCAAAGATGTCAACGCCATCCCGTTGCTATCGCCCGAGCACACGGGATTAAGTGGCCCGGCGTCACTTCTGCGCATCCAGGAGCAGCGCTGGTGTTACGGCCAGACGATACCCCACTCATCGCGGGGCAACAAAATTCCGCTGCCGACTTACCGCTTTGATCGCGCCCGTCACTGGGTCGACCCTGAACCGCAAACCACTAACGCGGTGCCGGCCATCAGCGCCGTCGACAACGAAAATGCGCCTGAACAGGCGAAACCGGCGAACACCCTGGCGGAAAAACTGACGCAGCTGTGGAGCGAAGCGCTGGGAGTCGCGCATATTGAGCCGAAAGAAAACTTCTTCGACCTCGGTGGCGATTCCATTCTCAGCATCCAGATTGCTAACCGCGCGCGTACGCTGGGGTTGCATTTTGGCCCCGGAGACATCCTCGAATTTCCGACGGTGGAAAGCTTGCTCGCCGCTTTGGAGAGCCGTGCAGGGCAACGCGACGCAGCGGCGCAACCGGAAGAAGATCTGGCCAGCATTTATGCAAGCGCCTTGGAAATCCGTCCGGACGAGGCGTTCTTGCCGTTCCCACTTACCGATATTCAACACGCATATTGGGTTGGACGTAACGCGGGCAATAACTCGGGCAATGTTGCAGCACATGCCTATGAAGAGTTTGAATGCGCCGATCTGGATCTTGCACGTCTAGAACAGGCACTCAACGCCTTGATCGCTCAACACGATATGCTTAGAGCCGTCATGACGCACGACGGCATGCAGCGCGTTCTCCCCCACGTCCCCCGATATATCATTGACACTAACGATTTTAGTCAGTTGAAACCTAAGGACGCCGTGGCTCAGTTAACGGCGCTCAGGGAGCAGAAATCTCATCAGCTGATGCCCTGTGATCAATGGCCGCTGTTTGATATTTCCGCCTCGCGATTGCCCGATGGCACCGTACGGCTGCACGTCAGCTTCGATCTGCTGATTATGGACGCCTGGAGCATTACGTTATTCTGGCGCGAACTGGAGGAGCGTTATTACCACGCCGATTACCAGCCCGAATCGGTGGCCATCACATTCAGAGATTACGTGCTGGCCGAACAGCGCCTGGAGCAGAGCGCCGCCTATCAGCGCGCTCGCGACTATTGGCTTAAACGCGTCGACACTTTCCCTTCTGCCCCGTCCCTGCCGCAGCGAATCGCTCCGCAAAGCCTGGAGCATCGCCGCTTCATTCGCCGGGAAACGACGATACCTAACGCCGTCTGGCGCAAACTGAAAGACGCCGCCGCACGCCAGGGCCTCACGCCGTCCACCATATTGCTCACCGCCTATACGGAGATATTGGCTAACTGGAGCGAAACACCACATTTTTGCCTGAATCTGCCGGCTTTCAATCGTCTGGAGGTGCATCCACAGGTCGATCAGGTGATGGGGGATTTCACCTCGGTTCTGCTGTTCGAAGCCGATCTGCGGCAGGAGGAGACCTTTACTCAACGCGCAAAAAAAACGCAAAAACGCCTCTGGGACGATCTTTCTGCCTTGCAGTACAGCGGCGTAAAAATGTTGCGAGACATTGCGGAAAAAAGCGCCGAACGGCCAACCATGCCCTATGTCTTTACCAGCCTGATCTTCCCGTCCGCCGATGATAAACCGATTGTGAGCCGGCTCGGTAAATTGGTGGAAGGGATATCGCAAACGCCACACGTATGGCTCGACTGCCAGGTTTACGAAGAAAAAGGCAATCTCCTCATCAACTGGGATGCGGTCGACGGCCTTTTCGATCCTGACATGCTTGACACCATGTTTATGGACTATCGCGCATTGCTGATGCGTTTGCCCAAAGAAGAAGCCATCTGGCATGAAAACAATTGGCGCGATGCTCTGGCTCAACGCGTCAACAGCGGCGCCATCGCCGAAGCCAATCGTACGGCCGTCGCCTTTGACGAAAGTTGCTTGCATCAGGGTTTCTTGGCCTATGCAAACAAGAAGCCGTCGGCGCCCGCTATCCTGGGGGAAACCGTCCTCACCTATGCGGATTTGGCGAATATCTCCGCCCATGTGGCGCTGTCGCTGACCAAGCAGGCGCTCCAGCCCGGTGCACGCGTAGCCGTAGTCGCAGAAAAAGGCTGGCAGCAAGTCGCCGCTGTGTTAGGTATTTTGCGCGCCGGTTGCGTCTATGTTCCACTTGATCCAACCCTACCGAAGGGGCGTATGCAGGCGCTTTTGAGCGAGGCCGACATTCGAGTCGCACTAACGACGCCCGCCAGCGACGGGCGCGTTGAGTGGCCGGCAACCGTCGCGCATCTGCCCATCACTGAAGCGATGAATGCATTCACGGACGAATGGCGCGATGGCGAGATCGACGCGGCATCGCCGGCTTACATTATCTTTACTTCAGGCACGACCGGTAAGCCCAAAGGGGTCATTGTCACCCATGCCGCCGCCGCTAACACCGTTATCGATATCAATTCGCGTTTCGCTATCGGCGAGGACGATCGCGTGTTGGCACTTTCCTCACTCTCTTTCGATCTGTCGGTTTACGACATTTTCGGGCCACTGACGCGCGGCGCGGCCATCGTGATGCCGAAAGATGAGCTTGCCAAAGATCCTGCGCACTGGGAAACCTGCGTGCAGAAATACCGGGTCACCGTCTGGAACTCGGTGCCGGCCTTGGTTGAACTCTTGGTCAATCATCTGTCCGCCAATCAAAGCGAAACGCTGAGGAGCATCAGGCTGGTCATGATGAGCGGCGATTGGATCAACGTTGCTTTACCGGAGAAAATTCACCGCGCAATGCCAAACGCCCTGCGCGTCAGCCTTGGCGGCGCCACCGAAGCCGCCATTTGGTCCATTTTCCACCTCATCCAGGATATCGATCCGACGATGACCAGCATTCCTTATGGCAAGGCTTTGGCAAACCAACGTTTCTATGTTTTGGACACCCATCTTCGCCACCGGCCCGAAGGCGTTGCGGGCGAGCTTTATATCGCCGGCAAAGGGCTGGCCGCCGGCTACCTGAACAATCCCGCAGAAACGGCAGCGCGCTTTATCACCCATCCGCAAAGCGACGAGCGATTATACAAAACCGGCGATCTGGGACGCTGGTTGCCTGACGGCACCATCGAATTTTTGGGGCGCAGAGACAATCAACTAAAGATCAATGGATTCCGTATTGAAACCGGTGAAATAGAGCGCGCCGCCGGTAAACACCCGGGAGTCGATCGCTGTGTGGTTCGTCTTCACCGCCAGGACGGCTCAGCGCTGCTACTCGCCTATCTTTGCCCGAGGCAAGATGCCACGCTCGACGAAATGCAGCTTCATCGTCATTTTGCCGAACAACTGCCGGACTACATGGTGCCAAGCGTCATTATAATCCTGCCGACGTTGCCGCTGTCAGCCAATGGCAAAGTCGATATTTCACAGCTGCCGACGCCGCAACTGTCACGCCATAGCGGTGAATTTATCGCTCCGGCGGACGATATCGAGCGTCGTCTCTGCCGGCTTGGCCAGAATATTTTGGGTGGCGAGGCGTTGAGCGTTACCCAAGATCTGTTTAAATCCGGGATTGACTCACGCCGTCTCACCGATTTGGTGACCCAAATTCGCCGAGAATTTACCCCGGCATTCCCGCTTCGCGCCGCCTTTGAAACGCCCAACATGCGGGGCATTGCTGAAGCCGTCAGGAATGCGCTGGATGTGGAGCGCACCGAGGACGAACTGCCGCCTATCGTCAAGGTACCGGCCATGTCCCGCTGGCCGCTTTCCTCCGCCCAACAGCGGCTGTGGTTCCATGATCAGCTTCATCCGGGAAACTGCACCTACAACCTGGTGGAACCTTTCGAACTGAACGGCTTGCTTAATGTGGATGCCTTGTCCCAGGCCCTGCGAATCTTTGTCGCCAGACATTCGGTGCTGACATGCCGCATTCTCGACGATAGGGCTGACGCCTATATGTCCCCGTCGCTGGAGACCTCATTTCAGCTGCAGTTGGAAGAGGCGTTCGACATCCCCTCTCACGAGCGAGAGGGCTACATGCAGCGCGCACTTGCGGCCGCGGCGACACGCCCGTTCGATACCCGTTGCGGCGATATGTTCAGAGCCAGCCTCATCGCATTCTCCGCACAGTGTCACCTCCTGATCATCGCCGTGCATCACATCGTATGGGATGGCTGGTCCACTGCCATTATGGCGGGTGAGATCAGCGAGATATATAACGCTCTCGTCGCAGGGAGGACACCTGCCGAATCGTCCGACAGGCTCAATTTCCTTGACGTCGCGCAATGGGAGCAAACGCAATGCGCATCCCGGACCTTTAACACCCAATTGGATTACTGGGTCAATCAGCTCGGCGATAATCTGCCGGTGCTGGCTTTGCCGACAACGCCTGTCGATACCGGCCGTCTGACCGCTACCGGCGCGCGTCATCCTTTCCATTTAAGCGCGACGCTCACCGCACGCTTCGATGCACTCTGCGCCAAACTGGGTGTCACGCCTTTCATGGGGTATATGACCGCCTGGCAGTTGCTGCTGCATTGGTGGTGTCAACAAGACGACATCGTGGTGGGAACGGCGGCAGGCCATCGTTCCCGTCCCGAACTCGCCGGCGTCATCGGATTTATGGTGAACAGCCTCGCCATCCGCACTCGCTTCCAACGCCATGACGTCTTTGCAGATCTGTGCCTGCGCGTCAAACAAACCTGTCTGGATGCCTACCGGCATCAGGATCTGCCGTTCGATCAAATCGTCAACGCGCTGCGACCGAAGCGAAAAATGTCGCAGTCGGCGCCGATTTACCGCTCGTGGTTCGTCTTGCATGACGTAGCGACCCCGCCATGGACGTTATCAGGCATTAAGGCCACCTTGCTCGATGCGGAATTTCTGCTGGACGTGCACGACATAAAACTGTCGCTGGTTACCATACAGGGTGCAATGGAAGGCGGGCTGGATTACCGCACAGCCTTGTTTACACCCGACGTAATCGCAAATCTTGCCGTCGCCTTTACTCAGTTAATCGAGAAGGTTTCTGAGGACATGACGATCGCCTTGCCGGAAATAAAAGGCTATCTCGATGCACAACAACCAAAAGTCGATAACGCATCAGCCTGTTCAGACGAACTGCCCTCTTGGGACTTTTCGGTTAATCGCCGCAAATAA
- a CDS encoding thioesterase II family protein: MGNHFIRELSASRPSAINLICFAHAGGGTSRYRTWHAELQEYANILIPVIPGREERFIEPAFSTLEQVVDDVFARIKPYLDAPLVLAGISYGGLLAYEMATRLEQHGACVHALLIASQRSPHYHKTRQNWHQMSAEKLIDCLVKLGGINAQDAATPEFYELFLSTIRADLEASDGYAPTGKAPLTCPIHVCHGLHDQVIDRQATRGWLDVTANTVEWREFNAGHFLFDEQKDIWLQDVKNVLARLSRHMPPTSQGNHAHA, translated from the coding sequence ATGGGTAATCATTTTATCCGTGAGCTGTCTGCATCACGGCCGTCGGCCATAAATTTAATTTGCTTTGCTCATGCCGGTGGGGGTACCAGCCGATATCGTACCTGGCATGCCGAATTACAGGAATATGCCAATATTCTTATTCCCGTTATTCCCGGCAGAGAAGAACGTTTTATTGAACCTGCCTTTTCCACGCTGGAGCAAGTGGTCGATGACGTATTCGCTCGTATTAAACCCTATCTCGATGCGCCGCTGGTGTTGGCTGGCATCAGCTACGGCGGCCTGCTGGCCTATGAGATGGCAACGCGGCTGGAACAGCATGGTGCCTGCGTTCACGCGCTATTGATCGCCAGCCAGAGGTCTCCCCACTATCACAAAACTCGACAAAACTGGCATCAGATGTCGGCGGAAAAGCTGATCGATTGCCTGGTCAAACTGGGTGGCATCAACGCACAGGATGCCGCGACACCGGAATTTTATGAGCTTTTTCTGTCAACCATCCGCGCAGATTTGGAGGCGAGTGACGGCTATGCACCAACGGGTAAAGCCCCGTTGACATGTCCAATACACGTTTGCCACGGCTTGCACGACCAGGTGATCGATCGCCAGGCAACTCGCGGCTGGCTAGACGTTACCGCCAATACCGTCGAATGGCGCGAATTTAATGCTGGCCATTTCTTATTTGACGAACAAAAAGATATTTGGTTGCAAGACGTGAAAAACGTACTCGCCAGATTATCTCGGCACATGCCGCCGACATCCCAGGGGAATCATGCTCATGCCTGA
- a CDS encoding MFS transporter, translated as MNGRQMSSDNASEQTHVNHALLQFILILLSGLGPTSFQIFLPSVPSLVKYFETTPATANLTVSLSMISFALACLVYGRLADRLGRRTILLLGMAILIIGSFICLSAQSIEAVILGRIIQPAGGAAGVIAARIIVMDIYHSEKAANVMSKLVASMMISPLLGVPLGGLLTDNFGWRSNFILIGAIAVIVFIIILFSLPETRKAQTGVEAGKSNLFHDYGQLAKNATFLGNAFQFGFAQSAFMAFMAAAPIVLTQTFQLSASGASLLLLMVSGSAIIGNLSASRLPQSLSLRRRLLLGSIIGFIFSLLALTLSLINIWSIPALVIPTMVFSIFYGITSPAAQAGAIGAIKPLAGTAAGLSMFISMLLASVATQFIAEFNSGTPLVITFSLALLALLSLIAAIVTLKKSE; from the coding sequence ATGAACGGAAGACAGATGTCCTCTGATAACGCCAGCGAGCAAACGCACGTCAATCACGCCCTATTGCAATTCATTCTCATCCTATTGTCAGGTTTGGGGCCAACCTCATTCCAAATTTTCCTGCCTTCAGTGCCTAGCCTGGTTAAATACTTTGAAACAACACCTGCGACCGCCAACCTGACAGTCTCTCTATCGATGATCAGTTTTGCCCTTGCTTGTCTGGTATATGGAAGATTGGCTGATCGACTGGGACGCAGAACAATATTACTGTTAGGCATGGCGATCCTGATTATTGGTAGCTTCATTTGTTTATCGGCGCAGTCCATTGAAGCCGTAATTTTGGGCCGTATTATTCAACCGGCGGGCGGGGCGGCCGGCGTTATTGCGGCGCGAATTATCGTCATGGATATCTATCACAGCGAAAAAGCGGCAAATGTCATGTCGAAACTGGTCGCTTCTATGATGATATCGCCTCTACTGGGCGTGCCATTGGGTGGTTTATTAACGGATAACTTTGGTTGGCGTTCCAATTTCATTCTGATCGGCGCTATTGCAGTCATCGTGTTTATTATCATCTTGTTCAGTCTCCCCGAAACCCGCAAAGCGCAAACTGGCGTAGAAGCAGGCAAAAGCAATCTGTTCCATGACTATGGGCAGTTGGCGAAAAACGCCACCTTTCTCGGCAATGCCTTTCAATTTGGTTTCGCTCAGTCGGCCTTTATGGCCTTTATGGCTGCCGCACCCATCGTGCTGACGCAGACCTTCCAACTTTCCGCCTCTGGCGCCAGTTTACTGCTATTGATGGTGTCTGGCAGCGCCATTATCGGTAACTTGTCGGCCAGCCGTTTACCGCAAAGTCTGTCGCTACGGCGCCGTTTGCTGTTGGGCAGCATCATCGGCTTTATTTTCAGCTTGCTCGCTCTGACGCTAAGCCTGATAAACATCTGGTCGATTCCCGCACTGGTCATCCCAACGATGGTATTCAGTATTTTCTACGGCATCACCAGCCCGGCAGCGCAGGCCGGTGCCATTGGTGCGATCAAGCCTCTGGCGGGCACCGCGGCAGGATTGAGCATGTTCATCAGTATGCTTCTCGCAAGCGTTGCCACGCAGTTTATTGCCGAGTTTAATAGCGGAACTCCCCTGGTTATTACTTTTAGCCTGGCCTTATTGGCGTTGCTCTCGTTAATTGCCGCAATTGTCACGCTAAAAAAATCTGAATAA
- a CDS encoding aldo/keto reductase has product MNTSLSLDHYRLLGRSGLRVSPLALGTMTFGADWGWGAELAEARRLFDVYVERGGNFIDTANRYTEGSAERFVGEFAAGRRDRLVIATKYTLPMQPDDPNSGGNHRKSMLRSVEGSLQRLNTDYIDLLYLHAWDFTTSVEEIMRAMDDLVRAGKVLYVAVSDLPAWQASRMQMLADLRGWSPLIALQIEYSLLERTVERELMPMAQELGMGVIPWSPLAGGVLSGKYRRQDLQPSPDEAGSRREAVRAKGTLNAHNLDIADAVNQIADETGYSPSQIALAWTLRHPMVTAPIVGARTLAQLEDNLGALKVALAEDHWRRLDDLSAIELGFPHDFLALPATRNIMTGGVHLARRR; this is encoded by the coding sequence ATGAACACGTCACTATCGCTGGATCACTATCGTTTATTGGGCCGTTCCGGCCTGCGCGTTTCACCGCTGGCGCTGGGCACCATGACCTTCGGTGCCGACTGGGGCTGGGGCGCCGAACTGGCCGAAGCCCGCCGTCTGTTTGACGTTTATGTCGAACGCGGCGGCAACTTTATCGATACCGCCAACCGCTATACCGAGGGCAGCGCCGAACGTTTCGTGGGGGAATTCGCCGCCGGGCGCCGCGATCGGTTGGTGATCGCCACCAAATACACCCTGCCGATGCAGCCGGACGATCCCAATTCCGGCGGCAATCACCGCAAAAGCATGCTGCGATCGGTGGAGGGAAGCCTGCAACGGCTCAATACCGATTACATCGACCTGCTCTATCTGCATGCCTGGGATTTCACCACGTCGGTGGAAGAGATCATGCGCGCCATGGACGATTTGGTACGCGCCGGAAAAGTGCTGTATGTGGCAGTATCGGACCTTCCCGCCTGGCAGGCGTCGAGAATGCAAATGCTGGCGGACCTGCGTGGCTGGTCGCCGCTGATCGCTCTGCAAATCGAGTACAGTCTGCTGGAGCGCACCGTCGAACGCGAGCTGATGCCGATGGCGCAAGAATTGGGGATGGGCGTGATCCCTTGGTCGCCGCTGGCCGGCGGCGTATTAAGCGGCAAATACCGGCGGCAGGATCTGCAACCGTCGCCCGATGAAGCGGGCTCTCGGCGTGAAGCCGTGCGCGCCAAGGGGACATTGAACGCACACAATCTTGATATCGCCGACGCCGTCAACCAGATAGCTGATGAGACTGGATATTCCCCATCACAAATCGCGCTGGCCTGGACACTGCGTCACCCGATGGTCACCGCGCCGATCGTCGGCGCCCGAACCCTGGCGCAATTGGAAGATAACCTCGGCGCATTGAAGGTGGCGCTGGCGGAAGATCATTGGCGACGATTGGACGATCTCAGCGCCATCGAGCTGGGATTCCCGCACGATTTTCTCGCCCTGCCAGCCACCCGCAACATCATGACCGGCGGCGTGCATCTCGCCCGGCGCAGATAA